A single genomic interval of Microbacterium sp. BLY harbors:
- a CDS encoding metallophosphoesterase family protein, whose protein sequence is MPDRLPLSRRTVLTAGALGALGTALPLGTTAATADTVAAAPGAGPARALRFRAAGTFRVVQFNDTQDDERTDRRTVELMGKVLDREKPDFVVINGDVITGGCETRLAVKQAINNVVSPMESRRIPWAVTFGNHDEDSLPQSGVDEAGMLKIYRSYEYNVNAENTRGVTGTSNTIVTIGSAAKKNREAFALWLMDSGRYAPDAIAGQDFAGYPAWDWLRMDQVAWYRDQSQRLEQRRGRKVPGLMFLHIALWEHRFMWWGGVNTRTAADAARGKARHGIVGERNEDECPGPFNSGMFNAILERGDVKGVFVGHDHVNDYMGDYYGVLLGYAPGTGFGAYGLDGAERNRLRGARVFELTETGDEVAIATRVVYARDLGIDLTANDQPMEPLPLAPRQQRL, encoded by the coding sequence ATGCCCGACCGACTGCCCCTCAGCCGGCGAACAGTCCTCACCGCGGGAGCGCTCGGCGCGCTCGGCACCGCGCTCCCCCTCGGCACGACTGCCGCCACGGCGGACACGGTCGCGGCCGCGCCCGGTGCGGGCCCCGCACGCGCCCTGCGGTTCCGCGCCGCCGGCACGTTCCGCGTCGTCCAGTTCAACGACACCCAGGACGACGAGCGCACGGACCGCCGCACCGTCGAGCTGATGGGGAAGGTGCTCGACCGGGAGAAGCCGGACTTCGTCGTCATCAACGGCGACGTCATCACGGGCGGATGCGAGACGAGGCTCGCGGTGAAGCAGGCGATCAACAACGTGGTCAGCCCGATGGAGTCCCGCCGCATCCCGTGGGCCGTCACGTTCGGCAACCACGACGAGGACTCGCTGCCGCAGTCCGGCGTCGACGAGGCGGGGATGCTGAAGATCTACCGCTCCTACGAGTACAACGTCAACGCCGAGAACACCCGCGGGGTGACGGGCACGAGCAACACGATCGTGACGATCGGCTCCGCGGCGAAGAAGAACCGCGAGGCGTTCGCCCTCTGGCTGATGGACTCCGGCCGTTACGCACCGGACGCCATCGCCGGACAGGACTTCGCCGGCTACCCGGCATGGGATTGGCTGCGCATGGACCAGGTGGCCTGGTACCGCGACCAGTCCCAGCGGCTGGAACAGCGTCGGGGGCGCAAGGTCCCGGGCCTCATGTTCCTGCACATCGCGCTCTGGGAGCATCGGTTCATGTGGTGGGGCGGAGTGAACACCCGCACGGCAGCCGATGCCGCCCGCGGCAAGGCCCGCCACGGCATCGTCGGGGAGCGCAATGAGGATGAGTGCCCCGGGCCGTTCAACTCGGGGATGTTCAACGCGATCCTCGAGCGGGGAGACGTGAAGGGCGTGTTCGTCGGGCATGACCACGTCAACGATTACATGGGCGACTACTACGGCGTCCTGCTCGGCTACGCTCCCGGAACCGGCTTCGGTGCGTACGGCCTCGACGGCGCGGAACGGAACCGCCTGCGCGGCGCCCGCGTCTTCGAGCTGACGGAGACGGGCGACGAGGTCGCGATCGCGACCCGCGTCGTCTACGCCCGGGACCTCGGCATCGACCTCACCGCGAACGATCAGCCGATGGAGCCGCTGCCGCTGGCTCCGCGTCAGCAGCGTCTCTGA